In Peromyscus leucopus breed LL Stock chromosome 16_21, UCI_PerLeu_2.1, whole genome shotgun sequence, a single genomic region encodes these proteins:
- the LOC114684238 gene encoding LOW QUALITY PROTEIN: protein FAM133B-like (The sequence of the model RefSeq protein was modified relative to this genomic sequence to represent the inferred CDS: deleted 1 base in 1 codon), producing MGKRDNRVAYMNPIAMARSRGPIQSSGPTIQDYLNRPRPTWEEVKEQLEKKKKGSKALAEFEEKMNENWKKELEKHREKLLSGNESSSKKRQRKKKEKKKSGRYSSSSSSSSDSSSSSSDSEDEDKKQTKKRKKKKSCCHKSPESSVSDSDSDSKDGSKKKKKSKDVTEKEKDTKGLSKKRKLCEDRALSSTSLSRSDYEEVQAKRKKSGEERERTDKAKKRRKHKKHIKKKKKKAAGSSSDSV from the exons ATGGGGAAGCGAGACAATCGCGTGGCCTACATGAATCCAATAGCGATGGCTCGATCAAGGGGTCCAATCCAGTCTTCAGGGCCAACAATCCAGGATTATCTGAATCGACCAAGGCCTACGTGGGAGGAAGTAAAGGAAcagctggaaaagaaaaagaagggttcCAAAGCTTTGgctgaatttgaagaaaaaatgaatgagaattggaaaaaagaactagaaaaacacagagagaaattaCTAAGTGGAAATGAGAGCTCATccaaaaaaagacagagaaagaaaaaagaaaagaagaaatctggTAGGTATTCATCTTCTTCCTCATCGAGCTCTGATTCTTCCAGCAGTTCTTCAGATTCTGAAGATGaggataaaaagcaaacaaagaagaggaagaaaaagaagagttgtTGCCATAAGTCTCCCGAGAGCTCAGTGTCGGACTCTGACTCAGACAGCAAGGAtggttcaaaaaagaaaaagaagtcaaaggatgtgactgagaaagagaaggacactAAAGGACTcagcaaaaaaagaaagctgtGTGAAGATAGAGCGCTC TCCTCTACGTCGTTGTCCAGGTCGGATTATGAAGAGGTGCaagcaaaaaggaagaaaagcggAGAAGAGCGCGAGAGAACAGACAAAGCCAAGAAGAGACGGAAGCACAAGAAGCacatcaagaagaagaaaaagaaggctgCGGGTTCGAGTTCAGACTCAGTGTAG